A single genomic interval of Salvelinus fontinalis isolate EN_2023a unplaced genomic scaffold, ASM2944872v1 scaffold_0285, whole genome shotgun sequence harbors:
- the LOC129845379 gene encoding zinc finger protein 205-like: MYDTVAFNAQLASIVEVLANAAVAEICKLVDDGHAALRLEISHSQREIDNLRRKLLLTKFQHSRRSAEKFGTLRHTVSRRDTDLVARARGSFQGKSTVENRCADRKGINFTQDATNWRDAGRTATDKDGDMPMADMQEAPLIKMENLDTSSPEEIVQLVSDSSEKIVPEPGASSSTETTDPLDQQGNRPRAPDTSLNIEPENQTFQHPASQYNRARQDHQVAEGVTWETDHQPISYSLSQWTENQDTDNSTVNAPHNVGPDSKRLSEHPERRGVSGNSGVCMSASGSLDWLPDVVMVDSVPIKVEADMSSEWSLTGQEATSVEVCSDSRQLVDNRGRGGMESGQTKCPPDTQHAAPGTTVVPRSKLPDFNGLSTQNSFSSPRVTLHQVPQRGKPAPFPNFNRGSTSSPKGIEKQPQQLMSHSTQRQLRCSLCGKPFPKPAHLQRHMRVHTGEKPYGCSHCTKRFSHSHQLKMHERVHTGEKPFQCVYCGKCFTQSGHMKKHLLVHTGGRPQDIGLP, encoded by the exons ATGTACGATACAGTCGCCTTTAACGCTCAGCTAGCCTCCATCGTCGAGGTTTTGGCGAATGCAGCCGTTGCCGAAATCTGCAAACTTGTAGATGACGGACATGCTGCCTTACGTTTGGAAATTTCCCATAGCCAGAGAGAAATCGATAACCTGCGGAGGAAGTTGCTGCTGACAAAATTCCAGCATTCTCGACGGAGCGCAGAGAAATTCGGAACCCTCCGACACACTGTCAGCAGACGGGACACAGATCTTGTTGCCCGGGCAAGAGGGAGCTTCCAAGGAAAGTCAACAG TGGAGAATCGCTGTGCCGACCGTAAAGGGATAAATTTTACGCAGGATGCCACCAACTGGAGAGACGCAGGACGCACAGCGACAGACAAGGATGGGGACATGCCG ATGGCAGATATGCAAGAGGCACCTCTTATCAAAATGGAGAACCTTGACACCAGCAGCCCGGAAG AGATTGTCCAACTGGTCAGTGACAGCAGTGAGAAGATTGTGCCAGAACCAGGTGCTTCATCATCTACTGAAACCACAGACCCTCTGGACCAGCAGGGCAACAGACCCAGAGCTCCAGACACCTCACTCAATATAGAACCTGAAAACCAGACGTTCCAGCATCCAGCGTCACAATACAACAGAGCAAGACAGGATCATCAGGTTGCTGAGGGTGTGACCTGGGAAACTGACCATCAACCCATATCATACAGTCTGTCCCAATGGACAGAGAACCAAGACACTGACAACTCAACTGTGAATGCTCCTCATAATGTAGGGCCAGACTCCAAGAGGCTGTCTGAAcatccagagaggagaggggtgtctgGTAACTCTGGTGTCTGCATGTCTGCTTCAGGCTCTCTGGACTGGCTGCCTGATGTGGTGATGGTGGACTCAGTTCCCATTAAAGTAGAGGCAGATATGAGTTCAGAATGGAGCCTAACTGGCCAAGAGGCGACATCTGTAGAGGTCTGTTCAGACAGCAGGCAGCTTGTGGAcaacagaggaagagggggaatgGAATCTGGACAGACAAAGTGTCCCCCTGACACTCAACATGCGGCGCCAGGGACAACTGTAGTACCAAGGTCCAAGTTGCCAGATTTCAACGGACTGTCCACCCAAAACAGCTTTTCATCCCCAAGGGTTACCCTCCACCAGGTTCCCCAAAGAGGGAAGCCAGCTCCCTTCCCAAATTTCAACAGAGGCTCCACTTCTTCACCGAAAGGCATAGAAAAGCAGCCACAACAGCTAATGTCTCACTCCACCCAGAGGCAGCTCCGGTGCAGCCTCTGTGGAAAGCCCTTTCCCAAGCCGGCGCACCTGCAGAGGCACATGCGGGTCCATACGGGGGAGAAACCGTACGGCTGCAGCCACTGCACCAAGCGCTTCTCCCACAGCCACCAGCTGAAGATGCATGAGAGGGTGCACACCGGAGAGAAACCATTTCAATGTGTCTACTGTGGGAAGTGCTTCACCCAGTCCGGCCACATGAAGAAGCATCTCCTCGTCCACACTGGTGGCAGGCCACAGGACATTGGGCTGCCCTGA
- the LOC129845364 gene encoding uncharacterized protein LOC129845364: MSVTRVLHQRISSVMGILASAAVTEICKLVDDCCGALRVEVSQSKEQILLLEKQLSLAESRYRSVSGKGLPVTGDSPIINSSSGDSPAANTDDAGNADEDEVNNLEVEGVNANQHALWKEVSTAPTDEAGSPTLTPGPIVSSNENTGPPAMTPDPIVSSSDIPRKQHITSFRVGETPKIQPCTTCCSLYHCPFCRPSAFKPNELHRIIPHIQSHLKSAVQNDEYIVYNCKLTCRDYPHYHCSYCDHVLCRKALFIEHFRACRKRNGTQRPARVQAQSPSVAPPLQQHPSPAQRPLAPATSTPVLPLTSIPAVPSSSRPATPPSLPVALQTLNTDTPPMEKPDASASHNPVTHQDSEPSSPEVYSCPPTPQIETERPQRPSQRDTVPVQTQCDHCGIILNKKNFKVHMKRKHHEEYIAAENEEALRRYLAESKMDMPPWCRATKVQCDLCGIRLNKKNFKNHMKRKHKVNVTASAFQEAFDRCLGEQGLLVVESSLPGYTYTRTHERGRRREEHDEDLFPDIDMEEEQSDRFPDAGALLAQETDLATQQLQGERVLTGMNPQRYHGLGKPHLLELPLESLVWIFRDVLRVDGKRGYWNLSLVCRTFNAILTNEIIRKYSTGKRSDPEPQ, from the exons ATGTCGGTAACGCGTGTTTTGCATCAACGGATAAGCTCTGTCATGGGCATACTAGCCTCAGCTGCTGTGACCGAGATTTGCAAGTTAGTGGACGATTGCTGTGGAGCGTTACGTGTAGAAGTCTCTCAAAGCAAGGAGCAAATCCTATTGCTAGAGAAGCAACTCAGCCTGGCGGAGTCGAGGTACAGGTCTGTGAGTGGCAAAGGGCTGCCTGTCACCGGCGACTCACCAATAATCAACAGTTCTTCGGGCGATTCACCCGCGGCGAATACCGATGATGCGGGCAACGCTGACGAAGACGAAG TTAACAATCTTGAGGTGGAAGGTGTCAATGCCAATCAGCACGCTCTGTGGAAAGAGGTATCCACAGCACCAACTGATGAGGCTGGGTCCCCCACACTGACCCCTGGCCCCATAGTCAGTTCCAATGAGAACACTGGGCCCCCCGCAATGACCCCTGACCCCATAGTCAGTTCCAGTGACATACCCAGAAAG CAACATATTACCAGTTTCCGAGTTGGTGAAACTCCCAAGATACAACCGTGCACCACGTGCTGTTCCCTCTACCACTGCCCCTTCTGCCGACCGTCTGCGTTCAAACCCAACGAGTTACACCGGATCATCCCACACATCCAGAGCCACCTGAAAAGTGCAGTTCAAAATGACG AGTACATCGTCTACAACTGCAAACTGACATGCAGAGACTACCCTCACTACCACTGCAGCTATTGTGACCATGTACTCTGCAGAAAAGCGTTGTTTATAGAACATTTCAGAGCTTGCAGAAAGCGGAACGGGACTCAAAGACCTGCCCGTGTCCAAGCTCAATCTCCATCTGTTGCTCCGCCCCTCCAGCAACATCCCTCTCCAGCCCAGAGACCTCTCGCCCCTGCAACATCCACACCTGTTCTGCCTCTCACATCTATACCTGCCGTCCCTTCAAGCTCCAGACCTGCCACCCCTCCGAGCTTACCAGTCGCTCTTCAAACTCTAAACACAGACACACCTCCAATGGAAAAACCAGATGCTTCTGCCAGTCACAATCCGGTCACACACCAGGATTCGGAACCCTCCTCGCCCGAAGTGTATAGCTGCCCTCCGACGCCGCAGATTGAGACCGAGAGACCACAAAGACCTTCCCAAAGAGACACAGTTCCTGTGCAGACTCAGTGTGACCACTGCGGCATCATCCTGAACAAGAAGAACTTCAAAGTTCACATGAAGAGGAAACACCATGAGGAGTACATCGCTGCAGAGAACGAGGAGGCCCTGAGGAGATACCTGGCCGAATCCAAGATGGACATGCCACCCTGGTGCCGTGCCACCAAGGTCCAGTGCGATCTCTGCGGAATCAGGCTGAACAAGAAGAATTTCAAGAACCACATGAAGAGGAAACACAAGGTGAACGTGACGGCGTCGGCCTTCCAGGAAGCTTTCGACAGGTGCCTGGGCGAGCAAGGCCTGTTGGTGGTCGAGAGCTCGTTGCCCGGGTACACTTATACTAGGACGCACGAAAGAGGAAGGCGGAGGGAAGAGCATGACGAGGACCTCTTTCCAGACATTGACATGGAAGAAGAACAAAGCGACAGGTTCCCGGACGCCGGCGCACTACTGGCCCAGGAAACGGACCTGGCGACCCAGCAGTTGCAAGGCGAGAGAGTGCTGACTGGAATG AATCCCCAGAGGTACCATGGTCTGGGGAAACCTCATCTCCTGGAG CTTCCTCTTGAGTCGCTGGTGTGGATCTTCCGGGACGTACTGCGTGTGGACGGGAAGAGAGGCTACTGGAACCTGTCTCTGGTCTGCAGAACCTTCAATGCCATCCTGACAAACGAAATCATCAGGAAGTACTCCACAGGGAAG AGATCTGATCCTGAACCCCAGTAG
- the LOC129845378 gene encoding ladderlectin-like yields the protein MKVLIIFALLCVALSARAAAVPVESDAVAVEEPKSAAEEAVEVEAPAAEEKLSDAPGVFSEDENEAVEVAAAAPKDKAARRFCPDGWFSYQSKCYMFVNTPRSWFGAEEHCNELGASLASASSSPEYRYLQQITRTANRATAWIGGFYLQGYWMWIDRSGMYYTNWYSQSTATSNSCMYLQSAVGQGWRNLGCGTQYPFICVHNYRC from the exons atgaAGGTTCTGATCATCTTTGCACTACTTTGTGTCGCACTCTCTGCTAGGGCAGCAGCAG TTCCTGTGGAGAGCGATGCTGTGGCGGTAGAAGAACCAAAAAGTGCCGCAG AGGAGGCTGTTGAGGTTGAGGCTCCTGCAGCAGAGGAGAAGCTGAGTGACGCCCCAG GTGTCTTTTCAGAAGATGAGAATGAGGCAGTTGAGGTGGCTGCAGCAGCACCTAAAGATAAAG CGGCACGCAGGTTCTGCCCTGACGGATGGTTCAGCTACCAGTCCAAGTGTTACATGTTTGTGAACACTCCTCGGTCCTGGTTCGGAGCCGAG GAACATTGCAATGAACTGGGCGCCAGCCTGGCCTCCGCCAGCTCCTCCCCCGAGTATCGTTACCTGCAACAGATAACCAGAACAGCCAACAGAGCCACCGCCTGGATCGGTGGATTCTACCTCCAG GGATATTGGATGTGGATCGACCGCTCAGGAATGTATTACACCAACTGGTACAGCCAGAGCACCGCAACCAGCAACTCCTGCATGTACCTGCAATCTGCTG TGGGCCAGGGCTGGAGGAACCTCGGATGTGGCACACAATACCCATTCATCTGCGTGCACAACTATCGCTGTTAG
- the LOC129845382 gene encoding ladderlectin-like codes for MKVLIIFALLCVTLSARAAAVPVESDAVAVEEPKSAPEEAVEVEAPAAEEKLSDAAGVFSEDENEAVEVAAAAPNDKAARRFCPDGWFSYQSKCYMFVNTPRSWFGAEEHCNELGASLASASSSPEYRYLQQITRTANRATAWIGGFYLQGTWMWIDRSGMYYTNWYSQSTATSNSCMYLQSAVGQGWRNLGCGTQYPFICVHNYRC; via the exons atgaAGGTTCTGATCATCTTTGCACTACTTTGTGTCACACTCTCTGCTAGGGCAGCAGCAG TTCCTGTGGAGAGCGATGCTGTGGCGGTAGAAGAGCCAAAAAGTGCCCCAG AGGAGGCTGTTGAGGTTGAGGCTCCTGCAGCAGAGGAGAAGCTGAGTGACGCCGCAG GTGTCTTTTCAGAAGATGAGAATGAGGCAGTTGAGGTGGCTGCAGCAGCACCTAACGATAAAG CGGCTCGCAGGTTCTGCCCTGACGGATGGTTCAGCTACCAGTCCAAGTGTTACATGTTTGTGAACACTCCTCGGTCCTGGTTCGGAGCCGAG GAACATTGCAATGAACTGGGCGCCAGCCTGGCCTCCGCCAGCTCCTCCCCTGAGTATCGTTACCTGCAACAGATAACCAGAACAGCCAACAGAGCCACTGCCTGGATCGGTGGATTCTACCTCCAG GGAACTTGGATGTGGATCGACCGCTCAGGAATGTATTACACCAACTGGTACAGCCAGAGCACCGCAACCAGCAACTCCTGCATGTACCTGCAATCTGCTG TGGGCCAGGGCTGGAGGAACCTCGGATGTGGCACACAATACCCATTCATCTGCGTCCACAACTATCGCTGTTAG